A single genomic interval of Shewanella halotolerans harbors:
- a CDS encoding gamma-glutamyl-gamma-aminobutyrate hydrolase family protein — protein sequence MPITQTTSAKKSKPIILMTMGQQDRNQHPYQVMTHKYMQPIVEIAGAIPLLMPTCFGTEDVDRYLDMVDGVYLSGAGSNIDPSLYGQENLTPEKSQDVNRDTVDLAIIAGALKRKLPILGICRGMQELNIALGGTLYQKVYSEPGFDDHREDPQTPNHVQYGPRHAIKTVPGSWLAKLIGDKTMVNSLHGQGICTLGKGLEALAYGEDGLIEAIHGPDYGQFILGVQWHPEWQANDNPDSVKLFQAFGSACRGEVSWQSANDAKLTA from the coding sequence ATGCCAATAACACAGACTACAAGTGCTAAGAAATCCAAACCAATTATCTTGATGACCATGGGTCAGCAAGACAGGAACCAGCATCCCTACCAGGTGATGACCCACAAATATATGCAGCCGATTGTGGAGATCGCCGGGGCCATCCCGCTGCTGATGCCCACCTGTTTCGGCACAGAGGATGTAGACCGCTACCTGGATATGGTCGATGGCGTCTACCTCTCAGGCGCGGGCTCCAATATCGACCCCAGCCTCTATGGTCAGGAAAACCTCACCCCGGAAAAAAGCCAAGATGTGAATCGCGACACAGTCGATCTGGCCATCATAGCTGGCGCCCTCAAGCGTAAGTTACCTATCTTAGGGATCTGCCGTGGCATGCAGGAGCTCAATATCGCACTGGGTGGCACCCTGTATCAGAAAGTCTATAGCGAGCCTGGTTTCGATGATCATCGTGAAGATCCACAGACCCCAAACCATGTGCAATATGGCCCAAGACACGCCATCAAGACGGTGCCCGGCAGTTGGCTGGCCAAGCTGATTGGCGATAAAACCATGGTCAACTCCCTCCACGGCCAGGGGATCTGTACCCTAGGTAAGGGGCTAGAGGCCTTAGCCTATGGCGAAGATGGCCTGATCGAGGCGATCCACGGCCCGGACTATGGTCAGTTTATCCTCGGCGTCCAGTGGCACCCCGAGTGGCAGGCTAATGACAACCCGGATTCGGTCAAGCTGTTCCAGGCCTTCGGCAGCGCCTGTCGCGGCGAGGTCAGCTGGCAATCGGCCAACGACGCTAAATTAACCGCCTAA
- a CDS encoding LysR family transcriptional regulator, which yields MASHISLKQLKVFSTLTQHKTLTAAADSLFLSKAAVSMALSELEKQLGHHLFDRVNNRLILNQEGHKLQPLADELLHRAGDIEQLFNDEQSLSGQLRIGASDTLGNQVAPYLLSDFRRHTQHELQSLFISNSTQICDMLIAYELDIALIEGKIQHSELDATPFSSDEMCVICPPDHPLPTDSDIPLHQLEASHWILREAGSGSREFFLRVIAPRLEQWHEAFQLNNTEALINSVSAGLGLACLSRLSAEPAIRDGRVKVLSLPLNMKRRFWLLVHKEKYLSPLLKTFIAFCHDWEREHQL from the coding sequence ATGGCCAGCCACATCTCGCTCAAGCAACTCAAAGTCTTTAGCACACTCACCCAACACAAGACCCTAACCGCCGCGGCCGACAGCCTGTTTCTCTCCAAGGCGGCGGTAAGTATGGCACTGTCGGAGCTGGAAAAGCAGCTCGGCCACCACCTGTTTGACCGGGTGAACAACCGTCTCATCCTCAATCAGGAGGGACACAAGTTGCAGCCTCTGGCCGATGAGCTCCTACACAGAGCCGGCGATATCGAGCAGCTGTTTAACGATGAACAGTCACTCTCGGGTCAGCTGCGTATCGGTGCCAGCGACACCCTGGGCAATCAGGTGGCCCCCTATCTGCTGAGTGACTTTCGCCGTCATACCCAGCACGAGTTGCAGAGCCTGTTTATCTCTAACTCGACGCAGATCTGCGACATGCTGATCGCCTACGAGCTGGATATTGCGCTGATCGAGGGTAAGATCCAGCACTCTGAGCTCGACGCGACCCCCTTCAGCTCAGATGAAATGTGCGTGATCTGCCCGCCAGATCATCCTCTGCCCACAGATAGCGACATCCCCTTGCATCAACTCGAGGCGAGTCACTGGATCCTGCGCGAGGCCGGCTCAGGCTCCCGGGAATTTTTCCTGCGGGTCATCGCCCCAAGGCTGGAGCAATGGCATGAAGCCTTTCAGCTCAACAACACAGAGGCCCTGATCAACTCGGTCTCGGCAGGACTTGGCCTCGCCTGCCTGTCACGTCTGTCCGCCGAACCGGCAATCCGCGACGGACGAGTAAAGGTGCTTAGCCTGCCGCTAAACATGAAGCGCCGCTTCTGGTTACTGGTTCACAAGGAGAAGTACTTAAGCCCGCTGCTGAAAACCTTTATCGCCTTCTGTCATGACTGGGAACGGGAACATCAGCTATAG
- a CDS encoding TDT family transporter has translation MIHKTKKAVMGVPTPMAGLALGIASLGWCWENFTELNGYGQWAGAAIASVLLVVLSVKFFFHNHLLRQDLAHPVVGSVVPTFAMATMVVSNSLGQLFPVAGDALWLAAVALHIVFLVSFIYHRAKDFELHHMVPSWFVPPVGIVVADVSFSGNPALAAIAQSTLVFGMLAYAVMLPMMIYRLMFTHEVPDAAKPTLAILAAPASLSLAGYLTVTVTPSPVIIALLFGIAVLMTAIIYLAFYKLLRLPFSPGYAAFTFPMVIGSTALFKMANWMVVEGIEAEYVQQVRDLAALELMVATVVVVYVALRYINSLLIQPRLVSRTA, from the coding sequence ATGATTCATAAAACGAAAAAGGCAGTAATGGGCGTTCCTACACCTATGGCCGGCTTGGCACTGGGCATTGCAAGCCTGGGTTGGTGTTGGGAAAACTTTACTGAGCTTAATGGCTATGGCCAGTGGGCTGGCGCCGCGATCGCTAGTGTGTTGTTAGTCGTCTTGAGCGTTAAATTTTTCTTTCATAACCATCTTTTAAGGCAAGATCTCGCCCACCCGGTCGTCGGCAGCGTGGTGCCTACCTTCGCGATGGCGACTATGGTGGTGTCTAACTCATTGGGGCAACTCTTTCCGGTTGCGGGCGACGCCCTGTGGTTGGCGGCTGTGGCGCTGCATATCGTCTTCCTGGTGAGCTTTATCTATCACAGGGCGAAGGATTTTGAGCTGCACCACATGGTGCCCAGCTGGTTTGTGCCTCCTGTGGGCATTGTGGTTGCGGATGTATCCTTCTCCGGCAATCCAGCCCTTGCAGCCATAGCACAAAGCACTCTGGTCTTTGGTATGCTGGCCTATGCGGTGATGCTGCCCATGATGATCTATCGCCTCATGTTCACCCATGAGGTGCCCGATGCGGCCAAGCCTACGTTGGCGATTCTGGCGGCGCCGGCCAGCCTGTCTCTGGCTGGCTATCTAACGGTGACAGTGACGCCATCGCCGGTGATCATCGCCCTGTTATTTGGTATCGCGGTGTTGATGACGGCCATTATCTACCTGGCGTTTTATAAGCTCCTCAGGCTGCCCTTTAGCCCCGGCTATGCGGCGTTTACCTTCCCCATGGTGATAGGCAGCACGGCACTGTTTAAGATGGCCAACTGGATGGTAGTAGAGGGGATAGAAGCTGAGTATGTGCAGCAGGTGCGAGACCTCGCGGCGCTGGAGTTGATGGTTGCGACAGTTGTGGTGGTCTATGTTGCGCTGCGTTACATCAACAGCCTCCTGATACAGCCGCGCCTAGTGTCACGGACGGCCTAG
- a CDS encoding RluA family pseudouridine synthase, giving the protein MYCAQQCFTPFSALIEGIALPERFTFPFYYEPHILCELAASELQAHLKQQQSWQHNFGLTGQREGAIGKMFGVLVVQKADGELGYLKAFSGKLAEQNLLPGFVPPVFDMLTQDSFFHGEQQAINQLTTELESLQQAPELASLSDELNELNAGKAAAVTDLRAEIIENRKARKARRVAGERLDAQAFEALQQQLGRESVAEKHRLRQLNEQWDSQIAEREHRLSALQDEIEALKLQRASQSNALQRKLFAQYRFLNQAGEVKDLNTLFSLSPKGLPPAGAGECAAPKLLQFAFANGLKPIAMAEFWWGASPKSEVKQHKQFYGACHGKCEPILAHMLSGIALDDNPLLNNPAEGKDLSILYQDEAIAVVNKPAEFLSVPGKHVTDSVYSRMRQAFPKATGPLIVHRLDMSTSGLMVIALSSEANTALVQQFIGRTVEKRYLARVAGEVQGEEGEIKLPLRVDLDDRPRQLVCFEHGKHAHTYWQVKSRGEGTTLLSLYPKTGRTHQLRVHCAHQDGLGMPIIGDDLYGAKANRLHLHAQYLAFNHPISGERISFSCDPDF; this is encoded by the coding sequence ATGTACTGTGCCCAGCAATGTTTTACCCCCTTTAGCGCCTTAATTGAGGGCATAGCGCTGCCTGAGCGGTTTACCTTTCCCTTTTATTATGAGCCCCACATACTGTGTGAGCTGGCGGCCAGCGAGCTGCAAGCACACCTAAAGCAGCAACAGAGTTGGCAACATAACTTTGGCCTGACGGGGCAGCGTGAAGGCGCCATAGGTAAGATGTTTGGCGTGCTAGTGGTGCAAAAAGCTGATGGTGAGCTTGGCTATCTCAAGGCGTTTTCCGGTAAGTTAGCCGAGCAGAATCTACTGCCGGGCTTCGTACCGCCGGTGTTCGACATGCTGACCCAGGACAGCTTCTTTCACGGCGAGCAGCAGGCCATCAATCAGTTAACTACTGAGCTTGAATCGTTGCAGCAGGCGCCAGAACTTGCATCGCTTAGTGATGAGCTAAATGAATTAAACGCTGGTAAAGCTGCGGCGGTGACCGATCTGCGGGCAGAGATCATCGAGAACCGTAAGGCACGTAAGGCCAGACGTGTGGCCGGTGAGCGGCTAGATGCCCAGGCTTTCGAGGCGTTGCAGCAACAACTTGGCCGCGAGAGCGTGGCCGAGAAGCACAGACTCAGACAGTTAAATGAGCAGTGGGATAGCCAGATCGCCGAACGCGAGCATCGCCTTAGCGCACTGCAAGATGAGATTGAGGCGTTAAAGCTGCAGCGGGCCAGTCAGTCCAACGCGCTGCAACGCAAGCTGTTCGCCCAGTATCGCTTCTTGAATCAGGCGGGGGAGGTCAAAGATCTCAACACCCTATTTAGCCTATCGCCAAAAGGATTACCTCCTGCAGGCGCAGGAGAGTGCGCCGCGCCTAAGCTGTTGCAGTTCGCCTTCGCCAACGGCCTCAAGCCCATCGCTATGGCGGAGTTCTGGTGGGGGGCGTCGCCCAAGTCGGAGGTGAAGCAGCATAAGCAGTTCTATGGTGCCTGTCACGGCAAGTGTGAGCCGATTTTGGCCCATATGCTGAGTGGCATAGCGCTGGATGACAACCCGCTGCTGAACAATCCCGCCGAGGGCAAAGATCTCTCCATCCTCTATCAGGATGAGGCGATCGCCGTGGTCAACAAACCGGCGGAGTTTCTCTCCGTGCCGGGCAAGCACGTAACCGACAGCGTCTATAGCCGTATGCGGCAGGCTTTTCCCAAGGCAACCGGGCCGCTGATTGTCCACCGCTTGGATATGTCCACCTCAGGCCTTATGGTGATCGCCCTGAGTAGCGAGGCCAATACCGCTCTGGTGCAGCAGTTTATCGGCCGTACCGTGGAGAAGCGTTATCTGGCCAGGGTAGCGGGTGAGGTGCAGGGGGAAGAGGGCGAGATCAAGCTGCCGCTGCGGGTGGATCTCGACGACAGGCCGCGTCAGCTGGTGTGTTTCGAGCACGGAAAACATGCCCATACCTATTGGCAGGTAAAATCCAGAGGTGAGGGGACGACCTTGCTGTCACTGTATCCTAAGACGGGACGTACCCATCAGCTCAGGGTGCACTGTGCACACCAGGATGGCCTGGGTATGCCTATCATAGGTGATGACCTCTATGGGGCTAAGGCCAACCGCCTGCATCTGCACGCCCAGTATCTGGCCTTTAACCATCCCATCAGTGGCGAGCGAATCAGCTTTAGCTGCGATCCCGATTTCTAG
- a CDS encoding sugar diacid recognition domain-containing protein, with the protein MYFLDNQLAQQIVDRTMAIIGHNINVMNSQGVILGSGEPHRIGSTHEGALLAISQNRTVELNSASAASLQGVKPGINLPLHYQGEIIGVIGITGEPEHLKAFGELLKMTAEMIVEQANSLDVAQWRARQQEEFILQLIKPEGRDLNHLKIWAQRLDIDLEMPRVAAVLRISDDAGDELANSQLKTVLHLLETPSRGNLIAMTSMTELVILKPAFLDGKAWSAEAESLRIDRLLKRLPSELNARLKISLGHYFPATMDINRSYQTALETLNFGQQLHPEQSKYLYEDHALLVMLSGLKHDWRGEQLLRPFQRLIDRDKNALLRKTLASYLGHFGDQQACAKALFIHRNTLRYRLDKIAQITKVDIQKLDGLLQLYLGQVLLSRGQDQG; encoded by the coding sequence TTGTACTTTCTCGATAATCAACTCGCCCAGCAGATAGTGGATCGCACCATGGCGATCATAGGACACAACATCAATGTGATGAACAGCCAGGGGGTGATCCTCGGCTCGGGCGAGCCCCACCGCATCGGCTCCACCCACGAGGGGGCCCTGCTGGCCATCAGTCAGAACCGCACCGTCGAACTTAACAGCGCCAGCGCCGCCAGCTTGCAGGGGGTCAAGCCCGGCATCAACCTGCCGCTGCACTATCAGGGTGAGATCATAGGCGTCATCGGCATCACAGGAGAACCCGAACACCTCAAGGCCTTCGGTGAGCTATTGAAGATGACCGCCGAGATGATCGTCGAGCAGGCCAACTCACTGGATGTGGCTCAGTGGCGCGCCCGTCAGCAGGAGGAGTTTATTCTGCAGCTGATAAAGCCCGAGGGACGGGACCTCAATCACCTGAAGATCTGGGCCCAGCGTCTGGATATCGATCTCGAGATGCCAAGGGTCGCAGCCGTGCTGCGTATCAGCGACGACGCCGGCGACGAGCTGGCCAACTCCCAGCTCAAGACGGTGCTGCACCTGTTAGAGACGCCGTCCCGCGGCAACCTGATCGCCATGACCTCTATGACAGAGCTGGTGATCCTCAAACCCGCCTTCCTCGATGGCAAGGCCTGGAGCGCCGAGGCCGAGAGCCTGCGTATCGACCGTCTGCTCAAGCGTCTGCCCAGTGAACTAAACGCCAGATTGAAGATTTCCCTGGGCCACTACTTTCCCGCCACCATGGATATCAACCGTTCCTATCAGACGGCGCTGGAAACCCTTAATTTTGGCCAGCAGCTACACCCAGAGCAGAGCAAGTACCTGTATGAAGATCATGCCCTGCTGGTGATGCTCTCTGGGCTAAAACATGACTGGCGCGGCGAGCAGCTGCTGAGGCCGTTTCAGCGCCTCATCGACAGGGACAAAAACGCCCTGCTGCGCAAGACACTGGCCAGCTATCTGGGCCATTTCGGCGACCAGCAGGCCTGCGCCAAGGCGCTGTTTATCCACCGTAACACCCTGAGGTATCGCCTGGATAAAATAGCCCAGATCACTAAGGTGGATATTCAAAAACTCGACGGCCTGCTGCAGCTCTACCTGGGTCAGGTGCTGCTAAGCCGCGGTCAGGACCAAGGTTAA
- a CDS encoding MtrB/PioB family decaheme-associated outer membrane protein — MKFKLNVVTLALIANAGIVIPGMALADGYGIQNANTEKVKFDKWDCKRCKIETGVSGTIGAGVGYNDSDDIRSANAFAAENEFVGKVDADVSYISESGYRASIEAQNLGMENGRLDLESGKVGQHKLSLNYRQIATYKTDKAMSPYQGVGGDHLTLPDNWQTAGSSQDMSELYSSLNPLELSLKRKRAGIGFEYQGEELWSTYVNYQREDKTGLKQASGSFFNQSMMLAEPVDYTTDTVEAGIKLKGDTWFTALAYSGSSFKNEYSQLTFDNAFNPTFGAQTQGTMALDPDNEAHTVSLMGQYTAGSTIMSGRVHYGQMSQDQALVTSGYGYQTPVDALDAKVDMKGANLKVVSRINRTVRVNASYDYSDRDNKTNVEEWTQISINSTTGKVAYNTPYDFTTQRAKLGADFRLSRGMKLEAGYDFRRDERSYQDRETTDENTLWTKFHLSAFDNWDMWIKGSYGERDGSEYQASEWTSSESNSLLRKYNLADRQRTMVEARISHTPIDALTIDFGGRYALDDYNDTQVGLTESKDVSYDINASYLINDDMMVNAFYNRQNIDSEQAGSSNYSTPNWFGLVEDQVDVIGAGFSYNNLLEKKLRLGVDYTYSDSSSNTQVKQGLSGNYGDYYAKVHNVNVYGQYQATDNMALRLDYKMEKYKDNDPGNSIAPDGIWNVVGFGYNSHDYNAHLIMLSMSYKL, encoded by the coding sequence ATGAAATTCAAACTCAATGTAGTCACCCTCGCCCTTATCGCTAATGCCGGTATCGTCATTCCCGGCATGGCGCTGGCCGACGGCTATGGCATTCAAAACGCCAACACAGAAAAGGTGAAGTTCGACAAGTGGGACTGTAAGCGTTGTAAGATTGAGACAGGCGTCAGTGGCACTATCGGTGCCGGCGTCGGTTACAACGACAGCGACGACATCCGCTCAGCCAACGCCTTTGCCGCCGAAAATGAATTTGTAGGCAAGGTGGACGCCGATGTGAGCTACATCAGCGAATCTGGCTACCGTGCCAGTATAGAGGCGCAAAACCTCGGCATGGAAAACGGCCGCCTTGATCTCGAGTCTGGCAAGGTAGGTCAGCACAAGCTGAGCCTCAACTACCGTCAGATAGCCACCTACAAGACTGATAAGGCAATGAGCCCTTATCAAGGCGTGGGCGGCGACCACCTGACCCTGCCAGACAACTGGCAGACGGCGGGTTCGAGCCAGGATATGAGCGAGCTATACAGCAGCCTCAACCCACTGGAGCTGTCGCTCAAGCGCAAGCGCGCCGGCATCGGTTTCGAGTATCAGGGTGAAGAGCTGTGGAGCACCTACGTCAATTACCAGCGTGAAGATAAGACCGGCCTCAAGCAGGCATCGGGCAGCTTCTTCAACCAGTCTATGATGCTGGCAGAGCCTGTGGACTACACCACAGACACAGTTGAGGCGGGTATCAAGCTTAAAGGCGACACCTGGTTTACCGCCCTGGCCTACTCAGGCTCGAGCTTTAAGAATGAGTACAGCCAGCTCACCTTCGACAACGCCTTTAATCCGACCTTCGGCGCCCAGACTCAGGGCACCATGGCCTTAGACCCAGACAACGAGGCACACACAGTCTCGCTGATGGGCCAATATACGGCGGGCAGCACCATCATGAGCGGCCGCGTGCATTACGGTCAGATGAGCCAGGATCAGGCGCTGGTTACCTCAGGTTATGGTTACCAGACACCTGTGGACGCACTGGATGCCAAGGTCGACATGAAGGGCGCTAACCTCAAGGTGGTGTCCCGCATCAACCGCACGGTTCGCGTTAACGCCAGCTATGACTATAGCGACCGCGATAACAAGACCAATGTGGAAGAGTGGACCCAGATCAGCATCAACTCCACCACAGGCAAGGTGGCCTACAATACCCCTTATGACTTCACGACACAAAGGGCTAAGTTGGGCGCCGATTTCCGTCTGAGCCGTGGCATGAAGCTGGAAGCGGGTTACGACTTCCGCCGTGACGAGCGTAGCTACCAGGACCGCGAAACCACAGATGAGAACACGCTATGGACCAAGTTCCACCTCAGCGCGTTCGACAACTGGGATATGTGGATCAAGGGCAGCTATGGCGAGCGTGATGGCTCCGAATATCAGGCCTCAGAGTGGACTTCGAGCGAGTCTAACAGCCTGCTGCGCAAGTACAATCTGGCGGATCGTCAGCGCACCATGGTTGAGGCACGTATCAGCCACACGCCAATCGATGCCCTGACCATAGACTTCGGTGGCCGTTATGCCCTGGATGACTACAACGACACCCAGGTAGGTCTGACCGAGTCGAAAGATGTTAGCTACGACATCAACGCCAGCTACCTGATCAACGACGACATGATGGTGAACGCCTTCTACAATCGTCAAAACATAGACTCAGAGCAGGCAGGCAGCAGCAACTACAGCACGCCTAACTGGTTTGGTCTGGTGGAAGATCAGGTCGATGTGATCGGCGCCGGGTTCAGCTACAACAATCTGTTAGAGAAGAAACTGCGCCTGGGCGTGGACTACACCTACTCAGATTCGAGCAGCAACACCCAGGTAAAACAGGGTCTCAGCGGCAACTATGGTGATTACTATGCCAAGGTCCATAACGTCAATGTCTACGGTCAATACCAGGCCACCGACAATATGGCACTGCGTCTTGACTACAAGATGGAGAAATACAAGGACAATGACCCAGGTAACAGCATAGCGCCAGACGGGATCTGGAATGTGGTCGGCTTTGGCTACAACAGCCATGACTACAACGCTCACCTGATCATGCTGAGCATGAGCTACAAGCTGTAA
- a CDS encoding DmsE family decaheme c-type cytochrome, with protein MKITNQFKSLFPAVMAVALLSLGISQGAVASKWDAKMTPDEVEATLDKKFAEGQYSPKGADSCLMCHGKSEKVMDLFKGVHGAADSSKSPMAGLQCEACHGPMGKHNRGGNEPMIAFGPDSTLSAEKQNSVCMSCHKDDKRMAWNGGHHDNADVACASCHSVHTDKDPVLSKNTEMEVCTSCHTKQKSDMNKRSSHPMKWAQMVCSDCHNPHGTLSDSDLVKPSVNETCYSCHAEKRGPKLWEHAPVTENCVTCHNPHGSVNEGMLKTRAPQLCQQCHASDGHASNAYMGNTDQGSTVGGNAFTGGRSCLNCHNQIHGSNHPSGKLFQR; from the coding sequence ATGAAAATCACAAATCAATTCAAAAGCCTGTTTCCGGCGGTGATGGCAGTTGCACTGCTGTCGCTGGGCATAAGCCAGGGCGCGGTGGCGTCTAAGTGGGATGCCAAGATGACCCCGGACGAGGTGGAAGCCACCCTGGACAAGAAGTTCGCCGAAGGCCAATACTCGCCTAAGGGCGCCGACTCTTGTCTCATGTGTCACGGCAAGTCTGAAAAGGTCATGGACCTGTTCAAGGGCGTACACGGCGCTGCCGACTCGAGCAAGAGCCCGATGGCCGGCCTGCAATGTGAAGCCTGCCACGGCCCCATGGGTAAGCATAACCGCGGCGGTAACGAGCCGATGATCGCCTTCGGTCCAGACTCTACCCTGTCTGCCGAGAAGCAAAACAGCGTCTGTATGAGCTGTCACAAAGATGACAAGCGCATGGCTTGGAACGGCGGTCACCATGACAACGCTGATGTAGCCTGTGCCTCTTGTCATTCGGTGCACACAGATAAAGATCCTGTGCTCTCTAAGAACACAGAGATGGAAGTCTGTACCAGCTGTCACACCAAGCAAAAATCCGACATGAACAAGCGTTCTTCTCACCCAATGAAGTGGGCGCAGATGGTCTGTAGCGATTGCCACAATCCACACGGTACCCTGTCGGACTCGGACCTGGTCAAGCCCAGCGTTAACGAAACCTGCTATTCGTGCCACGCAGAAAAACGCGGCCCAAAGCTATGGGAACATGCGCCCGTAACTGAAAACTGCGTTACCTGTCACAACCCGCACGGCAGTGTTAACGAGGGCATGTTGAAGACCCGCGCCCCGCAACTTTGTCAGCAGTGCCACGCTAGCGATGGCCATGCCAGCAATGCTTACATGGGCAACACTGACCAAGGTTCTACCGTGGGTGGCAATGCCTTTACCGGTGGTCGCAGCTGTCTGAACTGTCACAACCAGATCCATGGTTCTAACCATCCATCTGGCAAACTGTTCCAGCGCTAA
- a CDS encoding OmcA/MtrC family decaheme c-type cytochrome, with protein MMNVQHNKFKLLLAAGAVSMALTGCGGSDGSDGNPGNPGGPAADAIEVLHLDVTKVEYDNGTPTITVFATNEEDLPVIGLKDLEVKKVVQLLPQGASGAGNAAEWQYIGSQKAFTDHKNGNYTFTIEVEGYNPELTQRYNIVAKASTLLDGVTLVPQTEIAEDFSGEGYEPLYTKNVVSTASCNSCHAEGQKIYHSYTSVETCVSCHTQEMADEKGKPQVAFNHLIHNVHNDAKMYGRNMDKSAETAHHIVQDNCQACHVQSDELTEWGNWSRIPTMETCTSCHVNIDFEAGKGHSQQNDNSNCVACHNASWTAELHTQAGNDKKALIDQYGLNVESTINTEGTAATISVQVVDASGAAVDINTILPMVQRVEIVTNVGPNNVTLGYSGKDSINAVKNGVVDAKALVEDGKLVYTTSKDLKLGANGIDSETAFTFVGWAMCSDKGEFVNCDDPAFDGSDTDKYTGMKADLAFAALADKAPSMRHVDSVNFTACASCHTKEFEVHKGSHHAGFVMSEQLSHTKDANDMPIIGVDACVACHTPDGTYAGGANKGALEMKLHVVHGEQGIIKDCAQCHNDFNLDAFKAKGALATAAGQYSTPIAATCTSCHTSDSVKAHAESQGAIINGAKDVANDAAQLETCFFCHAPVIEDHTAVKM; from the coding sequence ATGATGAACGTACAACACAATAAATTTAAGCTGCTACTCGCAGCAGGTGCCGTCTCCATGGCTCTCACTGGTTGTGGTGGCAGCGACGGTAGTGATGGTAATCCGGGCAACCCAGGTGGCCCAGCGGCCGATGCCATTGAAGTACTTCACCTTGATGTCACCAAGGTTGAATACGACAACGGCACACCCACAATCACAGTCTTTGCGACCAACGAGGAAGATCTTCCCGTTATCGGTCTGAAAGACCTTGAAGTGAAAAAAGTGGTTCAACTGCTGCCACAAGGCGCGAGCGGTGCAGGTAATGCCGCCGAATGGCAATATATCGGTTCACAAAAAGCCTTCACCGACCACAAGAATGGTAACTACACCTTTACCATCGAAGTGGAAGGCTACAACCCAGAGCTGACCCAAAGATACAATATCGTCGCCAAGGCCTCGACACTGCTCGACGGCGTCACCCTGGTGCCGCAAACCGAGATCGCCGAAGACTTCTCTGGTGAAGGTTATGAGCCACTCTACACCAAGAATGTGGTCTCAACCGCCAGCTGTAACAGCTGTCACGCCGAAGGACAGAAGATCTACCACAGCTACACCAGCGTAGAGACCTGTGTATCTTGCCACACCCAAGAGATGGCCGATGAGAAAGGTAAGCCACAAGTTGCCTTTAACCATCTGATCCACAACGTCCACAACGACGCTAAGATGTATGGCCGCAACATGGACAAGAGCGCCGAGACTGCGCACCACATTGTCCAGGACAACTGCCAAGCCTGTCACGTTCAGTCTGACGAGCTCACCGAGTGGGGCAACTGGTCACGTATTCCAACCATGGAAACCTGTACCAGCTGTCACGTCAACATCGACTTCGAGGCGGGTAAAGGCCACTCTCAGCAAAACGACAACAGCAACTGTGTTGCCTGTCATAACGCGAGCTGGACTGCCGAGCTGCATACTCAAGCTGGCAACGATAAGAAAGCCCTTATCGATCAATACGGCCTGAATGTTGAGTCAACCATCAACACCGAAGGCACTGCTGCCACCATCAGTGTTCAAGTGGTCGATGCCAGCGGCGCAGCCGTTGATATCAACACCATTCTGCCTATGGTACAGCGCGTCGAGATCGTGACTAACGTAGGTCCTAACAATGTGACCCTAGGTTATAGCGGTAAAGACTCTATCAACGCCGTGAAAAATGGCGTGGTCGATGCCAAGGCGCTAGTGGAAGATGGCAAGCTGGTTTACACCACTAGCAAAGATCTTAAGCTAGGTGCCAACGGTATCGACAGCGAGACCGCCTTTACCTTCGTTGGCTGGGCAATGTGCTCAGACAAGGGTGAGTTCGTCAACTGTGACGATCCTGCCTTCGACGGTAGCGACACCGACAAGTACACCGGCATGAAAGCCGACCTGGCCTTCGCCGCACTGGCAGACAAGGCGCCAAGCATGCGTCACGTCGACTCAGTGAACTTCACTGCCTGTGCATCTTGCCACACCAAAGAGTTTGAAGTGCACAAGGGTAGCCACCATGCAGGTTTCGTCATGTCTGAGCAGCTGTCTCACACCAAAGACGCTAACGACATGCCTATCATAGGTGTCGATGCTTGTGTGGCCTGTCACACGCCTGACGGCACATACGCTGGCGGCGCGAATAAGGGTGCCCTGGAGATGAAACTGCACGTAGTACACGGCGAGCAAGGCATCATCAAAGATTGTGCCCAGTGTCACAACGACTTCAACCTGGACGCCTTCAAGGCTAAGGGTGCCCTGGCAACAGCTGCTGGCCAGTACAGCACGCCTATCGCGGCGACTTGTACTTCATGTCACACCAGCGATAGCGTCAAGGCCCACGCCGAAAGCCAAGGTGCCATCATCAATGGTGCTAAAGATGTCGCTAACGATGCGGCGCAGCTAGAAACTTGTTTCTTCTGCCACGCACCTGTTATCGAAGATCACACTGCTGTGAAGATGTAA